From Sphingomonas hengshuiensis, one genomic window encodes:
- the thrB gene encoding homoserine kinase, giving the protein MAVYTQVSAEALGAFLRGFDVGELVSAKGIAEGVENSNYLVETSWSRFILTLYEKRVAASDLPFFMALLDHLAARGNRVPPAIPDREGRIIHELEGRPACLIEFLPGLSVSHPTPVQARAAAAAMGQMHASLVDFTLERPNALGVDDWRPFFDRCGRAIDSIQPGLYDHVDRAVDKLLAAWPRHLPRAAIHADLFPDNVLMLGDQVSGLIDFYFACTDIRAYDLAVMHGAWAFDATGAHYDAAVGSALVEGYAGNFPLLDEERAALPVLAEGAALRFFLTRAWDWLNTPADAMVTRKDPLAYLHRLDFYAEHGATLFA; this is encoded by the coding sequence ATGGCCGTCTATACGCAGGTTTCGGCGGAGGCGCTGGGCGCGTTTCTGCGCGGGTTCGACGTGGGCGAACTGGTCTCGGCCAAGGGCATTGCCGAGGGGGTCGAGAACAGCAACTATCTGGTCGAGACAAGCTGGTCGCGCTTCATCCTGACGCTGTATGAAAAGCGCGTTGCGGCGAGCGACCTGCCCTTTTTCATGGCGTTGCTCGATCATCTCGCCGCGCGCGGCAACCGCGTGCCCCCGGCGATCCCCGATCGCGAGGGGCGGATCATCCACGAGCTGGAGGGCCGCCCGGCCTGTCTGATCGAATTCCTTCCCGGCCTGTCGGTGTCGCACCCCACCCCGGTTCAGGCGCGCGCGGCGGCGGCGGCGATGGGGCAGATGCACGCGAGCCTCGTCGATTTCACGCTGGAACGCCCCAATGCGCTGGGCGTGGACGACTGGCGCCCGTTCTTCGATCGCTGCGGGCGCGCGATCGATTCGATCCAGCCCGGACTCTACGATCATGTGGACCGGGCTGTGGATAAGCTGTTGGCGGCATGGCCCCGCCACCTTCCCCGCGCCGCGATCCATGCGGACCTGTTCCCCGACAATGTGCTGATGCTGGGCGACCAGGTCAGCGGGCTGATCGACTTCTACTTCGCCTGCACCGACATCCGCGCCTATGATCTGGCGGTAATGCACGGCGCCTGGGCGTTCGACGCGACCGGCGCGCACTATGACGCCGCAGTCGGCAGCGCGCTGGTCGAGGGCTATGCCGGCAACTTCCCGCTGCTGGACGAGGAACGCGCCGCGCTGCCGGTGCTGGCCGAGGGTGCGGCACTGCGCTTCTTCCTCACCCGCGCCTGGGACTGGCTCAACACCCCTGCCGACGCGATGGTGACGCGCAAGGACCCGCTGGCCTATCTCCACCGCCTGGACTTTTACGCCGAACACGGGGCCACGCTCTTCGCATGA
- the gcvPA gene encoding aminomethyl-transferring glycine dehydrogenase subunit GcvPA, producing MRYLPLTPADRTEMLRVVGAQTIDDLFVDVPQSARLDGPVHGLPNHASELAVERHMAALARKNLTAGDVPFFLGAGAYRHHVPASVDHLIQRGEFLTAYTPYQPEIAQGTLQMMFEFQSQVARLLGCDVANASMYDGSTACWEAIVMARRVTKRGKAILSGGLHPHYVSVANTMAKFTGDVLHTALPVLTPEPDTDDLIAAIDGDTSCVVVQYPDILGRIGDLSKLADACHAKKALLIAVVTEPVALGALRSPGEMGADIVVGEGQSIGVGLQFGGPYVGLFACSEKLVRQMPGRLCGETVDAEGKRGFVLTLSTREQHIRREKATSNICTSSVLCALAWSIHMTLLGEKGLRQLAAVNHAGASAAADRLAQVPGVELVTPRFFNEFTLKLSKEARPVVRTLADRGILAGVSLGRLYPGEGALEHGLVVAVTETTTAEDVETLASALEEVLA from the coding sequence ATGCGCTACCTACCTCTCACCCCTGCCGACCGTACCGAGATGCTGCGCGTCGTGGGCGCGCAGACGATCGATGACCTGTTCGTCGACGTGCCCCAATCCGCGCGGCTCGACGGGCCGGTCCATGGCTTGCCCAACCATGCCAGCGAGCTTGCGGTCGAGCGCCACATGGCGGCGCTGGCGCGGAAGAACCTGACGGCGGGGGACGTACCGTTCTTCCTGGGGGCGGGGGCGTATCGGCATCATGTGCCCGCCAGCGTCGATCATTTGATCCAGCGCGGCGAGTTCCTGACGGCCTATACGCCGTACCAGCCCGAGATCGCGCAGGGCACGCTCCAGATGATGTTCGAGTTCCAGAGCCAGGTCGCGCGCCTGCTGGGCTGCGACGTCGCCAATGCGTCGATGTACGATGGATCGACGGCGTGCTGGGAAGCGATCGTGATGGCGCGTCGGGTGACGAAGCGCGGCAAGGCGATCCTGTCGGGCGGGCTGCATCCGCATTATGTGTCGGTCGCCAACACGATGGCGAAGTTCACCGGCGACGTGCTCCACACCGCGCTGCCGGTGCTGACTCCCGAGCCCGATACCGACGATCTGATCGCGGCGATCGACGGCGATACGTCGTGCGTGGTCGTGCAATATCCCGATATTCTGGGCCGCATCGGCGACCTGTCGAAGCTGGCCGACGCCTGCCACGCGAAAAAGGCGCTGCTGATCGCGGTCGTCACCGAGCCGGTGGCGCTGGGTGCGCTCCGGTCGCCGGGCGAGATGGGCGCGGACATCGTGGTCGGCGAGGGCCAGTCGATCGGCGTCGGGCTCCAGTTCGGCGGCCCCTATGTCGGGCTGTTCGCCTGTTCGGAAAAGCTGGTGCGCCAGATGCCGGGCCGGCTGTGCGGCGAGACTGTGGACGCCGAGGGCAAGCGCGGCTTCGTGCTCACGCTGTCCACCCGCGAGCAGCATATCCGCCGCGAAAAAGCGACGAGCAACATCTGCACCAGCTCGGTGCTGTGCGCGCTCGCCTGGTCGATCCACATGACCTTGCTGGGCGAAAAGGGCCTGCGCCAGTTGGCCGCCGTCAACCATGCGGGCGCGAGTGCCGCCGCCGACCGGCTGGCGCAGGTGCCGGGCGTGGAATTGGTGACGCCGCGCTTCTTCAACGAGTTCACGCTGAAGCTGTCGAAGGAGGCGCGGCCGGTGGTCCGCACGCTGGCCGATCGCGGCATTTTGGCGGGGGTGTCGCTGGGGCGGCTGTATCCGGGCGAGGGCGCGCTCGAACATGGGCTGGTGGTCGCGGTGACCGAGACGACGACGGCGGAGGATGTGGAGACGCTTGCCTCTGCGCTTGAGGAGGTGCTGGCATGA
- the gcvT gene encoding glycine cleavage system aminomethyltransferase GcvT encodes MSREVHNGPTDDNQARGTDTSGDAEGGEDAIALAQLPLDAWHRARGGRMVPFAGYEMPVQYEGIMAEHLWTRDHAGLFDVSHMGQLLFSGEAFDVALETLLPGEITGLGEGRMRYSLLLAENGGIHDDLMLTRLPAANAFEIEGGAIYMVVNGATKWDDLGVLREFLPDEVVINHLDEQALLALQGPQAVTALERVVPGVSALTFMTAAAFEWQGNPLWISRSGYTGEDGFEISLPGDAAEAFADALTAQPEVKPIGLGARDSLRLEAGLPLYGHDLDLETTPVAADLGFALSKRRREQGGFPGHARIMAERESGPIVKRVGLIVDGRQPVREGAMVLGSEGSEVGKVTSGGFAPSVQKPIAMAYVPLALATPGTRITLAQRGKVHSAEVVAMPFVPHRYVRKG; translated from the coding sequence ATGAGCCGCGAAGTCCACAACGGACCTACAGACGACAACCAGGCGCGCGGCACCGACACTTCGGGCGATGCCGAGGGCGGCGAAGACGCAATTGCGCTGGCCCAGCTCCCGCTCGACGCCTGGCACCGCGCCCGCGGCGGCCGGATGGTGCCCTTCGCGGGCTATGAGATGCCGGTCCAGTATGAAGGCATCATGGCCGAGCATCTGTGGACGCGCGACCATGCCGGACTGTTCGATGTCAGCCATATGGGCCAGTTGCTGTTTTCGGGCGAGGCGTTCGACGTCGCGCTGGAGACGCTGCTTCCCGGCGAGATCACCGGGCTGGGCGAGGGGCGGATGCGCTATTCGCTGCTGCTGGCCGAAAATGGCGGCATCCATGACGATCTGATGCTGACCCGGCTGCCCGCCGCCAATGCGTTCGAGATCGAAGGCGGTGCGATCTACATGGTCGTCAACGGCGCGACCAAATGGGACGATCTGGGCGTGCTGCGCGAATTCCTGCCCGATGAGGTCGTGATCAATCACCTCGACGAACAGGCGCTGCTGGCGTTGCAGGGCCCCCAGGCGGTGACTGCGCTGGAGCGCGTCGTTCCCGGCGTGTCGGCGCTGACCTTCATGACCGCCGCCGCATTCGAATGGCAGGGCAATCCGCTGTGGATCAGCCGTTCGGGCTACACCGGCGAGGATGGGTTCGAGATTTCGCTTCCGGGCGATGCCGCCGAGGCGTTTGCCGACGCGCTGACGGCGCAGCCCGAGGTCAAGCCGATCGGGCTGGGTGCGCGCGACTCGCTGCGGCTGGAGGCGGGGTTGCCGCTCTATGGACATGACCTCGACCTGGAGACCACGCCGGTCGCTGCTGACCTGGGCTTTGCGCTGTCGAAGCGCCGCCGCGAGCAGGGCGGCTTTCCCGGCCATGCGCGGATCATGGCCGAGCGCGAGAGCGGGCCGATCGTGAAGCGCGTCGGGCTGATCGTCGACGGCCGCCAGCCGGTGCGCGAAGGCGCGATGGTGCTGGGTTCCGAGGGCAGCGAAGTCGGCAAGGTGACGAGCGGCGGCTTTGCCCCCTCGGTCCAGAAGCCGATCGCCATGGCCTATGTCCCGCTCGCGCTGGCGACGCCGGGGACGCGCATCACGCTTGCCCAGCGCGGCAAGGTTCATTCCGCGGAGGTCGTTGCGATGCCCTTCGTTCCCCATCGCTATGTCAGAAAGGGCTGA
- the rnhA gene encoding ribonuclease HI: MTELQHVEIATDGACKGNPGRGGWGVVLRMGGVEKDMSGGEPHTTNNRMELMAAIQGLNALKRPCRVTLSTDSRYVMDGLTKWIHGWLKNGWRTSDKKPVKNADLWQELLAASKPHRVEWVWVKGHAGHPANERADKLASDAALAQRG; this comes from the coding sequence ATGACCGAATTACAGCATGTTGAAATCGCCACCGACGGCGCGTGCAAGGGCAATCCGGGGCGCGGCGGATGGGGCGTGGTGCTCCGGATGGGCGGCGTCGAGAAGGATATGTCGGGCGGCGAGCCCCATACGACCAACAATCGCATGGAGCTGATGGCGGCGATCCAGGGGCTGAACGCGCTCAAGCGCCCGTGCCGCGTCACGCTGTCGACCGACAGCCGCTATGTGATGGACGGGCTGACCAAATGGATCCACGGCTGGCTGAAAAATGGCTGGCGCACGTCCGACAAGAAGCCGGTCAAGAACGCCGATCTGTGGCAGGAACTGCTGGCGGCGTCGAAGCCGCACCGTGTCGAATGGGTGTGGGTAAAGGGCCATGCCGGCCACCCCGCCAATGAGCGCGCCGACAAGCTGGCGAGCGACGCGGCGCTGGCGCAGCGGGGCTGA
- the gcvH gene encoding glycine cleavage system protein GcvH: MSRYYTEDHEWVEVDGDIGTVGISEYAQGQLGDIVFVEVPEEGKELTKGDDAAVVESVKAASDVYSPVSGTVIEGNDDLADNPALVNEDPEGDGWFFKLTLSDPDEIDGLMDEAKYAAFVAKL; encoded by the coding sequence ATGAGCCGTTATTACACCGAAGATCATGAATGGGTCGAAGTCGATGGCGACATCGGGACCGTCGGCATCAGCGAATATGCGCAGGGTCAGTTGGGCGACATCGTGTTCGTCGAAGTCCCCGAAGAGGGCAAGGAACTGACCAAGGGCGACGATGCCGCCGTGGTCGAGAGCGTCAAGGCGGCGTCCGACGTCTATTCGCCGGTTTCCGGGACGGTGATCGAGGGCAATGACGACCTCGCCGACAACCCCGCGCTGGTGAACGAGGACCCGGAGGGCGATGGCTGGTTCTTCAAGCTGACGCTGAGCGATCCGGACGAGATCGACGGGCTGATGGACGAAGCGAAATACGCGGCGTTCGTGGCGAAGCTGTAA
- the ispH gene encoding 4-hydroxy-3-methylbut-2-enyl diphosphate reductase — MTELAKPPLNLLIAAPRGFCAGVDRAIRIVELAIEKYGAPVYVRHEIVHNKYVVDTLKAQGAIFVDELDQVPDGVPVVFSAHGVPKAVPTKAAERGLSFLDATCPLVSKVHRQAERLVGQGRHILFIGHAGHPEVIGTFGQVPEGAMTLVETVEDAEAVVAADPENLAFLTQTTLSVDDTAAVLAVLKQRFPAILAPGADDICYATSNRQAAVKAIAESCDLVLVIGSPKSSNSLRLVEVAIRNGTCATLIQRADDIDFEWFDGLRTIGITAGASAPEVLVREVVDRIATRFAVTEHQVETVTENIAFKLPRGLEAA, encoded by the coding sequence ATGACCGAGCTTGCAAAACCCCCGCTGAACCTCCTGATCGCCGCCCCGCGCGGCTTCTGCGCAGGCGTCGACCGCGCGATCCGCATCGTCGAACTGGCGATCGAGAAATACGGCGCCCCAGTCTATGTCCGCCACGAAATCGTCCATAACAAATATGTCGTCGACACGCTGAAGGCGCAGGGCGCGATCTTCGTCGACGAGCTCGACCAGGTGCCCGACGGCGTGCCCGTCGTGTTCTCCGCGCATGGCGTGCCCAAGGCGGTGCCGACAAAGGCGGCGGAGCGTGGCCTTTCCTTCCTGGACGCCACCTGCCCACTAGTGTCCAAGGTCCATCGCCAGGCCGAACGGCTGGTCGGCCAGGGCCGGCACATCCTTTTCATCGGCCATGCCGGTCACCCCGAGGTGATCGGCACCTTCGGCCAGGTGCCCGAGGGTGCGATGACTTTGGTCGAGACGGTGGAGGACGCCGAGGCTGTGGTCGCAGCCGACCCGGAGAACCTCGCCTTCCTGACCCAGACGACGCTGTCCGTCGACGACACTGCTGCGGTGCTTGCCGTCCTGAAGCAACGCTTTCCCGCGATCCTCGCGCCCGGCGCCGACGACATCTGCTATGCCACGTCGAACCGGCAGGCGGCGGTGAAGGCGATCGCCGAATCCTGTGATCTGGTGCTGGTGATCGGTTCGCCCAAATCGTCCAATTCGCTGCGCCTGGTGGAAGTTGCGATCCGCAACGGCACCTGCGCTACGCTGATCCAGCGCGCCGACGACATCGATTTCGAATGGTTCGACGGACTGCGCACCATCGGAATCACTGCCGGAGCCTCCGCCCCAGAAGTGCTCGTGCGCGAAGTCGTCGATCGCATCGCCACGCGCTTCGCAGTTACTGAGCATCAGGTCGAAACCGTGACTGAAAACATCGCTTTCAAGCTTCCCCGCGGCCTCGAAGCCGCCTGA